In Acidovorax sp. GBBC 1281, a single window of DNA contains:
- a CDS encoding phosphoethanolamine transferase, with amino-acid sequence MAHILQPQLRLITKTSKGALGHAGLDPRNALHPAWIITIISLWLATACNVPLWRALLQLPNAHSLRGWAFLMAFVLAVAAANAAVIGFLAWGRLLKPMLAVGILLAALGSYFMTAYGIVIDTGMITNVLQTDPREAADLLDWRLPLTIVALAGPPLWWLARTRVKPLGFARQILFHGLLLLGSLALAAGLVFAVFQDFSSAMRNHTQLRYLVNPLNSIYAVGNAAARPLRRDAGPLMPLGRDARLGASYAGQGKPPLLVLVLGETGRSGNFGLNGYGRPTTPELSARNDLVSARNAWSCGTSTAASVPCMFSNLGRTAYEASHIRSEGLLDVLQHAGLAVLWVDNQSGCKGVCDRVAEASTSAKPDDPQWCADGKECLDDVMLKGLDARIAALPAEQRARGTVVVLHQMGSHGPAYFKRSLPSQKPFQPECRTSALQECQRQEVVNAYDNSIVSTDHFLNATIQWLAAQSGTAQTAMMYVADHGESLGENNIYLHGMPYAIAPDVQKHVPWITWLSPAMQSRTRTATACLQKDLGERRLSHDHYFHSILGLMDVQTSVYEASKDMFATCRGAAAAG; translated from the coding sequence ATGGCTCACATTCTGCAGCCGCAGTTGCGGCTTATTACAAAGACGAGCAAGGGAGCGTTGGGACATGCGGGGCTGGACCCCCGCAACGCCCTGCATCCGGCTTGGATCATCACCATCATCAGCCTCTGGCTGGCCACGGCCTGCAACGTGCCTTTGTGGCGGGCGCTTTTGCAATTGCCCAATGCCCACAGCCTGCGCGGCTGGGCGTTCCTGATGGCATTCGTCTTGGCAGTGGCCGCCGCCAATGCCGCGGTCATCGGCTTTCTCGCCTGGGGTCGCCTTCTCAAGCCCATGCTGGCCGTGGGTATCTTGCTGGCCGCTCTTGGTTCTTACTTCATGACGGCCTACGGCATCGTGATCGACACCGGCATGATCACCAACGTGCTGCAGACCGATCCGCGCGAGGCGGCCGACCTGCTCGACTGGCGCCTGCCGCTCACGATCGTGGCGCTGGCAGGGCCGCCCCTGTGGTGGCTGGCGCGCACCCGCGTGAAACCGCTCGGCTTTGCCCGGCAGATCTTGTTCCATGGCCTGCTGCTGCTGGGCTCGCTGGCCCTGGCCGCGGGCTTGGTCTTCGCCGTGTTCCAGGATTTTTCCTCTGCCATGCGCAACCACACGCAACTGCGCTATCTGGTCAACCCCCTGAATAGCATCTATGCCGTGGGCAATGCCGCTGCGCGCCCCCTGCGCCGGGATGCCGGCCCGCTGATGCCGCTGGGGCGCGATGCCAGGCTGGGGGCGTCCTATGCCGGCCAAGGCAAACCGCCGCTGCTGGTGCTGGTGCTGGGCGAGACCGGGCGCAGTGGCAATTTCGGCCTCAACGGCTACGGCCGCCCGACGACGCCCGAGCTGTCCGCCCGCAACGACCTCGTCAGCGCCCGCAACGCCTGGTCCTGCGGCACCAGCACGGCGGCATCCGTGCCCTGCATGTTCTCCAACCTGGGGCGCACCGCCTACGAAGCTAGCCACATCCGCTCCGAGGGGCTGCTGGACGTGCTGCAGCATGCCGGCCTGGCCGTGCTGTGGGTGGACAACCAGTCGGGCTGCAAGGGCGTGTGCGACCGCGTAGCCGAGGCCAGCACCTCGGCCAAGCCCGACGACCCCCAGTGGTGCGCCGACGGCAAGGAATGCCTGGACGATGTGATGCTCAAGGGCCTGGACGCCCGCATCGCGGCGCTGCCGGCCGAGCAGCGGGCCCGCGGGACCGTGGTGGTGCTGCACCAGATGGGCAGCCACGGCCCGGCGTATTTCAAGCGGTCGCTGCCTTCGCAAAAGCCCTTCCAGCCCGAATGCCGGACCTCTGCGCTGCAGGAATGCCAGCGCCAGGAAGTGGTCAACGCGTACGACAACAGCATCGTGTCCACCGACCATTTCCTCAACGCCACCATCCAGTGGCTGGCCGCGCAGTCGGGCACCGCACAGACCGCGATGATGTACGTGGCCGACCACGGTGAGTCGCTGGGCGAGAACAACATCTACCTGCACGGCATGCCCTACGCCATCGCACCCGATGTGCAAAAGCACGTGCCGTGGATCACCTGGCTGTCGCCCGCCATGCAATCGCGCACCCGCACGGCCACCGCCTGCCTGCAAAAGGACCTGGGCGAGCGGCGCCTGTCGCACGACCACTACTTTCACTCCATCCTCGGGCTGATGGACGTGCAGACCAGCGTTTACGAGGCATCGAAGGACATGTTCGCCACCTGCCGGGGCGCTGCCGCCGCGGGCTGA
- a CDS encoding GlxA family transcriptional regulator, producing the protein MSAPYTVDIVVYPGFKALEAIGPMSVFDYANVHLARRGQPPGYAVSVAAEGLGDVPSDTAMSLRATRQLGQGPDPHIALVVGSRDIETALAASPGVVAWAAATAPRVRHMVALCSGSFFLGAAGLLDGAQAATHWSVADLLQRRFPAVRVDADAIYVRSGNLWTSAGVTAGIDLALALVEEDFGRTLALEVARDLVMYLKRPGGQSQFSMHLASQGTRHPGIREVQAWVLSHLAEPLPLQQLASRAAMSERNFRRVFLQECGQSPSDFIETARLEGARRLLEEENGLPLKTVAARVGFRSNEPLRRLFLRRLGITPQAYRERFGGPG; encoded by the coding sequence ATGTCCGCTCCCTACACCGTCGATATCGTCGTCTACCCCGGCTTCAAGGCCCTGGAGGCGATCGGCCCCATGTCGGTGTTCGACTATGCCAACGTGCACCTGGCGCGGCGCGGCCAGCCACCGGGCTATGCGGTGTCGGTGGCGGCTGAAGGGCTGGGCGACGTGCCTTCCGACACGGCCATGTCGCTGCGGGCCACGCGCCAGTTGGGGCAGGGGCCGGACCCGCACATCGCGCTGGTGGTGGGGTCCCGCGACATCGAGACGGCGCTGGCCGCATCCCCCGGCGTGGTGGCCTGGGCGGCGGCCACCGCGCCGCGGGTGCGGCACATGGTGGCGCTATGCTCGGGCAGCTTCTTCCTGGGGGCGGCTGGCCTGCTGGATGGCGCGCAGGCGGCCACGCACTGGAGCGTGGCCGATCTGCTGCAGCGCCGTTTCCCTGCCGTGCGCGTGGATGCCGACGCGATCTACGTGCGCAGCGGCAACCTGTGGACCTCGGCCGGGGTCACCGCCGGCATCGACCTGGCGCTGGCCCTGGTGGAGGAGGACTTCGGCCGTACGCTGGCGCTGGAGGTGGCGCGCGATCTGGTGATGTACTTGAAGCGCCCCGGCGGGCAATCGCAGTTCAGCATGCACCTGGCCAGCCAGGGCACGCGCCACCCGGGCATCCGCGAGGTGCAGGCTTGGGTGCTGTCGCACCTGGCCGAGCCCCTGCCGCTGCAGCAGCTCGCCTCGCGGGCGGCCATGAGCGAGCGCAACTTCCGCCGCGTGTTCCTGCAGGAATGCGGGCAAAGCCCGTCGGACTTCATCGAGACGGCCCGGCTCGAAGGCGCCCGCCGGCTGCTGGAGGAAGAGAACGGCCTGCCGCTCAAAACCGTGGCGGCGCGGGTGGGTTTCCGGTCGAACGAGCCGCTGCGCCGGCTGTTCCTGCGCCGCCTGGGGATCACCCCGCAGGCCTACCGCGAGCGGTTCGGCGGGCCGGGCTGA
- a CDS encoding LysR family transcriptional regulator translates to MNLRFVEAFHWAASLKSITRAAEKLHITQSALSSRIAALEEELGVILLDRRERLFRLTAAGQRFQLLAVRLLELQRQVKEELGTSPHAPMALRIGAIESVVHSWLTGWLQEMRKTRPDFELELTVETSPVLVDQVRRGAQDLVFTSLPATDTGVRTRTMPPLELVFVGHRTLHSAGRYDLQRLAQHDLITFQKGSHPHQSLLQLFQESGVAVPRMHAISSISAMLQLVEAGFGIAVLPRAVTQRLSHRMPLHILRASCALTALPIHASYREDPGSGITESVLESAQAYVAQTQTARKKRTPR, encoded by the coding sequence ATGAACCTGCGGTTTGTCGAAGCCTTCCACTGGGCCGCCTCGCTCAAGAGCATCACGCGGGCGGCCGAAAAGCTGCACATCACGCAATCCGCCCTGTCCAGCCGCATCGCCGCGCTGGAGGAGGAACTGGGCGTGATCCTGCTGGACCGGCGCGAGCGCCTGTTCCGCCTCACTGCCGCCGGGCAGCGATTTCAGTTGCTGGCCGTCCGCCTTCTGGAGTTGCAGCGGCAGGTGAAGGAAGAACTGGGCACCAGCCCGCACGCGCCGATGGCGCTGCGCATCGGGGCCATCGAATCGGTCGTGCACAGCTGGCTCACCGGCTGGCTGCAGGAGATGCGCAAGACCCGCCCCGACTTCGAGCTGGAGCTGACCGTGGAAACCTCACCCGTGCTGGTGGACCAGGTGCGGCGCGGGGCGCAGGACCTGGTGTTCACCTCCCTGCCCGCCACCGACACCGGGGTCCGCACGCGGACCATGCCGCCGCTGGAGCTGGTGTTCGTCGGGCACCGCACCCTGCACTCCGCGGGTCGGTACGACCTGCAGCGGCTGGCGCAGCACGACCTCATCACCTTCCAAAAGGGCTCGCACCCGCACCAGAGCCTGCTGCAGCTTTTCCAGGAATCGGGCGTGGCCGTGCCACGCATGCACGCCATCTCGTCGATTTCGGCCATGCTGCAGCTCGTGGAAGCGGGATTCGGCATCGCGGTGCTGCCGCGCGCCGTGACGCAGCGGCTGTCGCACCGCATGCCGCTGCACATCTTGCGGGCTTCGTGCGCGCTCACCGCCCTGCCCATCCACGCCAGCTACCGCGAAGACCCCGGATCGGGAATCACCGAATCGGTGCTGGAATCGGCCCAGGCGTACGTGGCCCAAACCCAGACTGCCCGAAAAAAGCGCACGCCGCGCTGA
- a CDS encoding methyl-accepting chemotaxis protein: MKKLTLRQKLWLPLVLALLGLLALTFVNAWQTRQIQYQARQSALSDITDMALTVASDYEKQAQAGKMSQEEARSAALARIASQRYGKDGYVTVIGSDSIMAMHPIKPELNGKNMIAFKDAKGNLLYVNIAAAGAQGRGFLEYWWPRPGSDAPSPKIGYVVRFKPWNWDLVAGDYVDDIEQAYRASLYRAIGLLALLGLVISALTGLVVRDIERSVGGEPRAAAGAAMRMADGDLQAEIPLRARDEQSLMYAIGFMRDRLASILHRIQQATSTIDHAASEIAQGNGDLSRRTEQQASSLQQTASSMEELTATVRQNADNARQAAQYVSSTAQTAVQGGQVVNQVVETMRSISASSRKINEIIGVIDGIAFQTNILALNAAVEAARAGEQGRGFAVVASEVRGLAQRSAAAAKEIKTLISESVNEVHTGSELVEKAGKTMGEVVESVHRISGLMEGIASANVEQTAGIEEVNRAVSQMDEMTQQNAAMVEEASAATSAMASQVAVLREALAVFQLGEAAALAAEHHPTPAPAPKVSPRPSTRLLRA, translated from the coding sequence ATGAAAAAACTGACCTTGCGGCAAAAGCTCTGGCTCCCGCTGGTCCTCGCGTTGCTGGGGCTGCTGGCACTGACCTTCGTGAACGCGTGGCAGACCCGGCAGATCCAGTACCAGGCCCGGCAATCGGCCCTCTCCGACATCACCGACATGGCGCTGACCGTGGCCAGCGATTACGAAAAGCAGGCCCAGGCCGGCAAGATGAGCCAGGAGGAAGCCCGCAGCGCCGCCTTGGCGCGCATCGCCTCGCAGCGCTACGGCAAGGACGGCTACGTCACCGTCATCGGCTCCGACTCGATCATGGCGATGCACCCGATCAAGCCCGAGCTGAACGGCAAGAACATGATCGCCTTCAAGGATGCCAAGGGCAACCTGCTCTACGTGAACATCGCCGCCGCCGGAGCGCAGGGCCGCGGGTTCCTCGAATACTGGTGGCCGCGCCCGGGCAGCGACGCCCCCAGCCCCAAGATCGGCTACGTTGTGCGCTTCAAGCCCTGGAACTGGGACCTGGTGGCCGGCGACTACGTCGACGACATCGAGCAGGCCTACCGCGCCTCGCTGTACCGCGCGATCGGCTTGCTGGCCCTGCTGGGGCTGGTGATCTCGGCCCTCACCGGGCTGGTGGTGCGCGACATCGAACGCTCCGTGGGCGGCGAGCCGCGCGCCGCCGCCGGCGCCGCGATGCGCATGGCCGACGGCGACCTGCAGGCGGAAATCCCGCTGCGCGCCCGCGACGAGCAAAGCCTGATGTACGCCATCGGCTTCATGCGCGACCGGCTCGCCAGCATCCTGCATCGCATCCAGCAGGCCACCAGCACCATCGACCATGCGGCCAGCGAGATCGCCCAGGGCAACGGCGACCTGTCGCGCCGCACCGAGCAGCAGGCCTCTTCGCTGCAGCAGACCGCCTCCAGCATGGAAGAGCTGACCGCCACCGTGCGCCAGAACGCAGACAACGCCCGCCAGGCCGCGCAGTACGTCTCCAGCACGGCCCAGACCGCCGTGCAGGGCGGCCAGGTGGTCAACCAGGTGGTCGAGACCATGCGCTCCATCAGCGCCAGTTCGCGCAAGATCAACGAGATCATCGGCGTGATCGACGGCATCGCCTTCCAGACCAACATCCTGGCGCTGAACGCGGCGGTGGAAGCCGCCCGCGCCGGCGAGCAGGGCCGCGGCTTCGCCGTGGTGGCCTCCGAAGTGCGCGGGCTGGCCCAGCGCAGCGCGGCCGCCGCCAAGGAAATCAAGACCCTCATCAGCGAATCGGTCAACGAGGTCCACACCGGCTCCGAGCTGGTCGAGAAAGCCGGCAAGACCATGGGCGAAGTGGTCGAGTCCGTGCACCGCATCTCGGGCCTGATGGAAGGCATCGCCTCGGCCAACGTGGAGCAGACGGCCGGCATCGAAGAGGTGAACCGCGCCGTCTCGCAGATGGACGAGATGACGCAGCAGAACGCCGCCATGGTGGAAGAAGCCAGTGCCGCCACCTCGGCCATGGCCTCGCAGGTGGCCGTGCTGCGCGAGGCGCTGGCCGTGTTCCAGCTGGGCGAGGCCGCAGCGCTCGCGGCCGAGCACCACCCCACGCCGGCCCCGGCGCCCAAGGTCTCGCCACGGCCTTCCACCCGCCTGCTGCGCGCCTGA
- a CDS encoding S-(hydroxymethyl)glutathione dehydrogenase/class III alcohol dehydrogenase, producing MKTQAAVAWKAGEPLTIETVDLQGPKFGEVLVEIKATGICHTDYYTLSGADPEGIFPAILGHEGAGIVVDVGPGVTTLKKGDHVIPLYTPECRQCKFCLSRKTNLCQLIRGTQGKGLMPDATSRFSIDGQPIFHYMGTSTFSNYTVAPEISLAKIREDAPFDKVCYIGCGVTTGIGAVLFTAKVEAGANVVVFGLGGIGLNVIQGAKMVGADKIIGVDINPARQEMARQFGMTHFINPNEVENVVDAIVQLTDGGADYSFECIGNTKVMRQALECTHKGWGRSIIIGVAEAGAEISTRPFQLVTGRKWEGSAFGGARGRTDVPKIVDWYMEGKIDIDSLITHTMPLADINHGFDLMKRGESIRGVVIY from the coding sequence ATGAAAACCCAAGCCGCCGTCGCCTGGAAGGCCGGAGAACCCCTCACCATCGAAACCGTGGACCTGCAGGGCCCGAAATTCGGCGAGGTGCTGGTCGAAATCAAGGCCACCGGCATTTGCCATACCGACTACTACACCCTCTCGGGCGCCGACCCGGAAGGGATCTTCCCCGCCATCCTGGGCCACGAAGGCGCGGGCATCGTGGTGGACGTGGGGCCGGGCGTGACCACCCTCAAGAAGGGCGACCACGTGATCCCGCTGTACACGCCCGAATGCCGCCAGTGCAAGTTCTGCCTGTCGCGCAAGACCAACCTGTGCCAGTTGATCCGCGGCACGCAGGGCAAGGGGCTGATGCCGGACGCCACCAGCCGCTTCAGCATCGACGGCCAGCCCATCTTCCACTACATGGGCACGAGCACGTTCAGCAACTACACCGTGGCCCCCGAGATCTCGCTGGCCAAGATCCGCGAGGACGCCCCGTTCGACAAGGTCTGCTACATCGGCTGCGGCGTGACCACCGGCATTGGCGCGGTGCTGTTCACCGCCAAGGTGGAGGCCGGCGCGAACGTGGTGGTGTTCGGCCTGGGCGGCATCGGCCTGAACGTGATCCAGGGCGCCAAGATGGTGGGCGCGGACAAGATCATCGGCGTGGACATCAACCCCGCCCGCCAGGAGATGGCGCGCCAGTTCGGCATGACGCACTTCATCAACCCCAACGAGGTCGAGAACGTGGTGGACGCCATCGTGCAGCTGACCGACGGGGGCGCGGACTATTCGTTCGAATGCATCGGCAACACCAAGGTGATGCGCCAGGCGCTGGAGTGCACGCACAAGGGCTGGGGCCGCAGCATCATCATCGGTGTGGCCGAGGCCGGCGCCGAGATCAGCACGCGCCCCTTCCAGCTCGTGACGGGCCGCAAGTGGGAAGGCTCGGCCTTCGGCGGCGCCCGGGGCCGCACCGACGTGCCCAAGATCGTGGACTGGTACATGGAGGGCAAGATCGACATCGACAGCCTGATCACCCACACCATGCCCTTGGCCGACATCAACCACGGGTTCGACCTGATGAAGCGCGGCGAGTCGATCCGCGGCGTGGTCATCTACTGA
- the fghA gene encoding S-formylglutathione hydrolase, with translation MTHPFQTLSEHRSFGGTQRFFQHDSTEIGLPMKFSVYLPPQAAHGPVPAVLYLAGLTCNEETFMVKAGAQRRASELGLALIAPDTSPRGGAVEALPDATARWDFGVGAGFYLDATQAPWRTHWRMESYLVQELLPLLGRHLPIDLDRLGVFGHSMGGHGALTLALRHPGRFRSLSALAPICAPTQCPWGERAFTGYLGADRTAWGEHDATVLMENQPLAPYPAGILIDQGLGDKFLAEQLHPERFEAACQAIGQPLTLRRHGGYDHGYYFIQTFIEGHLAHHAGQLE, from the coding sequence ATGACCCATCCCTTCCAGACCCTGTCGGAACACCGCAGCTTCGGCGGCACGCAGCGCTTTTTCCAACACGACTCCACCGAGATCGGCCTGCCGATGAAGTTTTCGGTGTACCTGCCGCCGCAGGCCGCCCACGGCCCGGTGCCCGCGGTGCTGTACCTGGCGGGGCTGACGTGCAACGAAGAGACCTTCATGGTCAAGGCCGGCGCGCAGCGCCGGGCCTCGGAGCTGGGCCTGGCACTGATCGCGCCCGACACCAGCCCCCGCGGCGGCGCGGTGGAGGCCCTGCCGGACGCCACCGCCCGCTGGGATTTCGGCGTCGGCGCGGGCTTTTACCTCGATGCGACCCAAGCGCCCTGGCGCACGCACTGGCGCATGGAAAGCTACCTGGTGCAGGAGCTGCTGCCCCTGCTGGGCCGGCACCTGCCGATCGACCTGGACCGCCTGGGCGTCTTCGGCCACTCGATGGGCGGCCATGGCGCGCTGACGCTGGCGCTGCGCCACCCCGGCCGCTTCCGGTCGCTCTCGGCCCTGGCGCCGATCTGCGCGCCCACGCAGTGCCCCTGGGGCGAGCGGGCGTTCACGGGCTATCTGGGCGCGGACCGCACGGCGTGGGGCGAACACGACGCCACGGTGCTCATGGAAAACCAGCCGCTGGCCCCCTACCCGGCCGGCATCCTGATCGACCAGGGGCTGGGCGACAAATTTCTCGCCGAGCAGCTCCATCCGGAGCGCTTCGAAGCCGCATGCCAGGCCATCGGCCAGCCCCTCACCCTGCGCCGCCACGGGGGGTACGACCACGGCTACTACTTCATCCAGACCTTCATCGAAGGCCATCTGGCACACCACGCCGGGCAGTTGGAATAG
- a CDS encoding MFS transporter produces MWLRHTSPTERRTLAATFAGYGVDGFDYMIYTFLIPTLLAAWNMSKAEAGYIATGALLTSAIGGWAAGVLADRYGRVRVLQWTVLWFTLFTFLSGFTESFGQLFFTRAMQGFGFGGEWAVGSVLIAETMSAKHRGKAAGLVQSSWAVGWAASALAFWGVYSMLPPEIAWKVLFWIGIVPAVLIIYIRRNIQEPPVYLAAQARARAAGTQGSFLRIFHPSLLRASLLATGMQGAYYSVTTWLPTFLKTERHLSVLGTSTYLLVLIAGSFLGYLASAWLSDVIGRRRCFILFAAMGMALVLAYTQIPITDAWMLVLGFPLGFFLSGIFSGMGAFLSELFPSDVRGSGQGFCYNFGRAIGAICPALVGTLSNTLPLGQTIGWITAICYGLVIVAALALPETLGRELGAEAAPIH; encoded by the coding sequence ATGTGGCTCCGGCACACCTCCCCCACCGAGCGGCGCACCCTGGCCGCCACTTTCGCAGGCTATGGCGTCGATGGCTTCGACTACATGATCTACACCTTCCTCATCCCCACGCTGCTGGCCGCGTGGAACATGTCCAAGGCGGAGGCCGGCTACATCGCCACCGGTGCGCTGCTCACCTCCGCCATCGGGGGCTGGGCGGCCGGGGTGCTGGCCGACCGCTACGGCCGCGTGCGGGTGCTGCAGTGGACGGTGCTGTGGTTCACGCTGTTCACCTTCTTGAGCGGCTTCACCGAATCGTTCGGCCAACTGTTCTTCACCCGGGCCATGCAGGGCTTCGGCTTCGGCGGGGAGTGGGCCGTGGGCTCGGTGCTGATCGCGGAGACCATGTCGGCCAAGCACCGCGGCAAGGCGGCCGGGCTGGTGCAAAGCAGCTGGGCCGTGGGCTGGGCCGCTTCGGCGCTGGCGTTCTGGGGCGTGTATTCGATGCTGCCGCCGGAGATCGCCTGGAAGGTGCTGTTCTGGATCGGCATCGTGCCCGCCGTGCTCATCATCTACATCCGCCGCAACATCCAGGAGCCGCCGGTGTACCTGGCGGCCCAGGCCCGTGCCCGCGCCGCCGGCACGCAGGGCAGCTTCCTGCGCATCTTCCACCCCTCGCTGCTGCGCGCCAGCCTGCTGGCCACCGGCATGCAGGGCGCCTACTACTCGGTCACCACCTGGCTGCCGACCTTCCTCAAGACCGAGCGGCACCTGTCCGTGCTGGGCACCAGCACCTACCTGCTGGTGCTCATTGCCGGCTCGTTCTTGGGCTACCTCGCCAGCGCGTGGCTGTCGGACGTGATCGGCCGGCGCCGCTGCTTCATCCTGTTCGCGGCGATGGGCATGGCGCTGGTGCTGGCCTACACGCAGATCCCGATCACGGACGCCTGGATGCTGGTGCTGGGCTTTCCGCTGGGGTTCTTTTTGTCAGGCATCTTCTCGGGGATGGGCGCATTTTTGTCAGAACTGTTCCCCAGCGACGTGCGGGGCTCGGGCCAGGGGTTCTGCTACAACTTCGGCCGCGCCATCGGCGCCATCTGCCCGGCGCTGGTGGGCACGCTGAGCAACACGCTGCCGCTGGGGCAGACCATCGGCTGGATCACCGCCATCTGCTACGGGCTGGTGATCGTGGCGGCGCTCGCCCTGCCCGAAACGCTGGGCCGGGAGCTGGGCGCCGAGGCCGCGCCCATCCACTGA
- a CDS encoding putative hydro-lyase, whose product MPSPVLSPGPGAAAGLTARSTARDVRAAARAGHLSDHTSGLASDYVQVNLAILPQALATEFQRYCEPGSPALPALGADIDIRTDLPRYAVWRDGVQVDAPTDLFAHWRDDLVTFAIGCSFSFEHALLADGIRLRHVDQGRNVSMYRTDRATEPSGAFRGPLVVSMRPMAAADAIRAIQITSRMPQVHGAPVHLGDPALIGIHDLSRPDYGEAVSVQPHELPVFWACGVTPQAAIAAARPAFCITHAPGHMLVTDLLNRDLVTA is encoded by the coding sequence ATGCCATCCCCTGTTCTTTCCCCCGGCCCAGGCGCCGCCGCCGGGCTGACCGCCCGGTCCACCGCCCGCGACGTGCGCGCGGCCGCCCGCGCCGGGCACCTGTCGGACCACACGAGCGGCCTGGCCAGCGACTACGTGCAGGTCAACCTGGCCATCCTGCCCCAGGCGCTGGCCACCGAGTTCCAACGCTATTGCGAGCCCGGCTCGCCCGCCCTGCCCGCGCTGGGCGCGGACATCGACATCCGCACCGACCTGCCCCGCTATGCCGTGTGGCGCGACGGCGTGCAGGTGGACGCGCCCACCGACCTCTTCGCCCACTGGCGCGATGACCTCGTGACCTTCGCCATCGGCTGCTCGTTCTCGTTCGAGCACGCGCTGCTGGCGGACGGCATTCGCCTGCGGCACGTGGACCAGGGCCGCAACGTGTCCATGTACCGCACCGACCGCGCCACCGAGCCCAGCGGCGCGTTCCGCGGGCCGCTGGTCGTTTCCATGCGCCCCATGGCGGCCGCGGACGCGATCCGTGCCATCCAGATCACCTCGCGCATGCCGCAGGTGCACGGCGCCCCCGTGCATCTGGGCGACCCGGCGCTCATCGGCATCCACGACCTGTCCCGGCCCGACTACGGCGAGGCCGTGAGCGTGCAGCCGCACGAGCTGCCGGTGTTCTGGGCCTGCGGCGTGACGCCCCAGGCCGCCATCGCGGCAGCCCGCCCCGCCTTCTGCATCACCCACGCGCCGGGGCACATGCTGGTCACCGATCTGCTCAACCGCGATCTGGTGACCGCCTGA